A genome region from Geobacter pickeringii includes the following:
- the queA gene encoding tRNA preQ1(34) S-adenosylmethionine ribosyltransferase-isomerase QueA gives MLVDDFAYPLPPELVAQEPLPRRDATRLMTVDRARGEIGERPFREIAALFAPGDLLVVNDTRVIPARLHGRKESGGKVEIFLVRRLPAEGERWLCLLRSSKPSRPGTVVSLAEGVTATVVSRVDGDTWEVAFSPDEGFDAWLDRVGAMPLPPYIRRESGDYDRERYQTVFACNRGAVAAPTAGLHMTDDLLAELRGGGVEVAPLTLHVGLGTFMPIRVKSIEEHRMHRERYAIPESTARAVAERKRNGGRVVALGTTVCRTLEQAAAADGTVPAGEGEAGIFIYPGYRFKTVDALITNFHLPKSTLLMLVSAFAGKELLFRAYGEAVARRFRFFSYGDAMFVS, from the coding sequence ATGCTCGTTGACGACTTCGCTTACCCCCTTCCTCCCGAACTGGTGGCACAGGAGCCGCTCCCCCGGCGCGACGCCACCCGCCTCATGACGGTGGATCGGGCGCGGGGAGAGATCGGCGAGCGCCCCTTCCGCGAGATCGCAGCACTCTTCGCTCCCGGAGATCTCCTCGTCGTGAACGATACGCGGGTGATCCCGGCACGGCTCCACGGTCGCAAGGAGAGCGGCGGCAAGGTGGAGATCTTTCTGGTCAGGCGGCTTCCCGCGGAGGGTGAGCGGTGGCTCTGCCTGCTCCGTTCGTCGAAGCCGTCCCGTCCCGGAACGGTCGTCTCCCTTGCCGAGGGGGTGACCGCGACGGTCGTCTCCCGCGTGGACGGCGATACGTGGGAGGTGGCGTTTTCGCCGGACGAAGGGTTCGACGCCTGGCTCGACCGGGTGGGGGCCATGCCGCTTCCCCCCTACATCCGGCGGGAGTCCGGCGATTACGACCGGGAACGGTATCAGACGGTCTTTGCCTGCAACCGTGGTGCCGTGGCGGCTCCCACGGCGGGGCTGCACATGACCGACGACCTCCTCGCCGAACTGCGAGGGGGTGGCGTGGAGGTCGCACCCCTCACGCTCCATGTGGGCCTCGGCACCTTCATGCCGATCCGGGTGAAGTCCATCGAGGAGCACCGGATGCACCGCGAGCGCTACGCCATCCCCGAATCCACAGCCCGAGCGGTGGCTGAGCGGAAACGAAACGGCGGACGGGTGGTCGCCCTCGGAACTACGGTCTGCCGGACCCTCGAACAGGCGGCTGCCGCCGACGGCACCGTGCCGGCGGGGGAGGGGGAGGCCGGTATTTTCATTTATCCCGGCTACCGGTTCAAGACCGTGGATGCCCTCATTACCAATTTTCACCTGCCGAAGTCGACCCTGCTGATGCTCGTCTCCGCCTTTGCGGGAAAGGAGTTGCTCTTCAGGGCCTACGGCGAGGCGGTGGCACGGCGTTTCCGCTTTTTCAGCTATGGAGACGCCATGTTCGTATCATGA
- the tgt gene encoding tRNA guanosine(34) transglycosylase Tgt, producing MPALDFTLITQDGNARLGSLTTPRGTIETPIFMPVGTQATVKAMTPEELTGIGAQIILANTYHLYIRPGHEVVRRLGGLHRFMHWDRPILTDSGGFQVFSLNDLRKITEEGVRFRSHLDGSYHFISPEDAIAIQEALGSDIAMCFDECTPYPATHDYARRSMEMTSRWARRCKEARRREDQALFGIVQGGMYRDLRERSAMELREIGFDGYAVGGLSVGEEKELMYEVMEYAAPMLPADRPRYVMGIGAPEDLIEAVHHGFDMFDCVMPTRNARNGMLFTSFGRVNIKGAAYAEDNGPLDPECDCYVCRNYSRAYLRHLYRSGEILSARLNTYHNLHYYLSLMAQARAAIAEGRFAAFRREFYAKRTLSV from the coding sequence TTGCCCGCACTCGATTTCACACTGATTACGCAGGACGGCAACGCCCGTCTCGGCTCTTTGACAACCCCCCGTGGCACCATCGAGACACCGATTTTCATGCCGGTGGGGACCCAGGCGACGGTGAAGGCGATGACCCCGGAGGAGCTGACCGGCATCGGGGCGCAGATCATCCTGGCCAATACCTATCACCTCTATATCCGCCCCGGGCACGAGGTGGTGCGGCGGCTCGGCGGCCTCCACCGCTTCATGCACTGGGACCGCCCGATCCTGACCGACAGCGGCGGATTCCAGGTTTTCAGCCTTAACGATCTGCGCAAGATCACCGAAGAGGGGGTCCGGTTCCGCTCCCATCTGGACGGCTCCTATCACTTCATTTCTCCCGAGGATGCCATCGCCATCCAGGAGGCCCTCGGCAGCGACATCGCCATGTGCTTCGACGAATGCACCCCCTACCCGGCGACCCACGACTACGCCCGCCGCTCCATGGAGATGACCTCCCGCTGGGCCCGGCGCTGCAAGGAGGCGCGGCGCCGCGAGGATCAGGCGCTTTTCGGCATTGTCCAGGGGGGGATGTACCGCGACCTGCGGGAGCGCAGTGCCATGGAGCTGCGGGAGATCGGATTCGACGGTTACGCGGTGGGAGGGCTCTCGGTCGGCGAAGAGAAGGAGCTGATGTACGAGGTGATGGAATATGCCGCGCCGATGCTCCCTGCGGACCGTCCCCGCTACGTGATGGGGATCGGGGCGCCGGAGGATCTGATCGAGGCGGTCCACCACGGTTTCGACATGTTCGACTGCGTCATGCCGACCCGTAACGCCCGCAACGGGATGCTCTTCACCTCCTTCGGGCGGGTGAACATCAAGGGGGCCGCCTATGCCGAGGACAACGGCCCTCTGGACCCCGAATGCGACTGCTACGTCTGCCGCAATTACAGCCGGGCCTATCTGCGCCACCTCTACCGTTCGGGGGAGATCCTCTCCGCCCGGCTGAACACGTACCACAATCTGCACTACTATCTTTCCCTCATGGCGCAGGCGCGGGCCGCCATCGCCGAGGGGAGGTTTGCCGCGTTCCGGCGTGAATTCTACGCCAAGCGGACCCTGAGCGTTTAG
- the yajC gene encoding preprotein translocase subunit YajC: MLGLAFAMAGQPGGAPQGGAQAAFMNIVPLIFMFAIFYFLLIRPQQKKAKEHRALLDSLKKGDLVVTAAGIHGKVSGIDGDVVTLEIAPGINIKVGKGYIASLTKADK; encoded by the coding sequence ATGCTAGGACTTGCGTTTGCCATGGCGGGACAACCGGGAGGAGCTCCCCAAGGGGGCGCCCAAGCGGCATTCATGAACATCGTGCCGCTCATCTTCATGTTTGCGATCTTCTACTTTCTCCTGATCCGTCCCCAGCAGAAGAAGGCCAAGGAGCACCGGGCACTGCTCGACTCCCTCAAGAAGGGGGACCTGGTGGTGACCGCCGCCGGGATCCACGGCAAGGTGAGCGGCATCGACGGCGACGTGGTGACGCTGGAGATCGCCCCCGGCATCAATATCAAGGTCGGTAAGGGGTACATCGCCAGCCTGACCAAGGCCGACAAGTAG
- the secD gene encoding protein translocase subunit SecD, producing MSKGLTWRFSLIVLFILLSFLYLTPTLVSPLPSWWKGILPKDRIHLGLDLQGGTHLVMEVDTPKAVEGTLDLIVTDLEDSLATKTLRFKKIGRVAADRIQLTFYERGTADAVQKMLKEKYPTLELVPPYDDGGFVSMQLRMGEKEAQERKDRAVAQALETIRNRIDQFGVSEPVIAREGLANIVVQLPGIKDPKRAIELIGRTARLEFKLVDEAVNAATATPGTVPEDDEMLVEKRTDVTTGAVTETPLVVKKKAIITGDLLTDAQVRIDSQFNRPYVAIEFNSTGARLFDQVTAANVGKRFAIVLDNTIYSAPVIRERISGGSAQISGSFSEKEAADLAIVLRAGSLPAPVKIAQNVTVGPSLGQDSITKGLMAGLVGVALVVVFMAIYYKLCGIVANIGMVLNVVYLMGSLAALGATLTLPGIAAIVLLIGMSVDSNVLIFERIREELRLGKPPKAALDAGYDKAFLTIMDSHVTTLITAAVLFQFGTGPVKGFAVSLSLGVIINLFTSLLGTKAIFDLVLGRVRVKRLSV from the coding sequence ATGTCCAAGGGGCTTACCTGGCGCTTCAGCCTCATCGTGCTCTTTATCCTGCTGTCATTCCTCTACCTGACCCCGACCCTGGTCTCTCCGCTGCCGTCGTGGTGGAAGGGGATTCTTCCCAAGGACCGGATCCATCTTGGCCTCGACCTCCAGGGGGGAACCCACCTGGTAATGGAGGTCGACACCCCCAAGGCGGTTGAAGGGACGCTCGACCTCATCGTCACCGACCTCGAGGATTCCCTCGCCACCAAGACCCTCCGGTTCAAGAAGATCGGTCGGGTCGCTGCCGACCGGATTCAGCTCACCTTCTACGAGCGGGGGACCGCCGATGCGGTCCAGAAGATGCTCAAGGAGAAATATCCGACGCTGGAGCTGGTCCCTCCCTACGACGATGGGGGATTCGTGAGCATGCAGCTCAGGATGGGCGAGAAGGAGGCCCAGGAGCGCAAGGACCGCGCCGTGGCCCAGGCCCTGGAGACGATCCGCAACCGGATTGACCAGTTCGGCGTCTCCGAACCGGTCATCGCCCGTGAAGGGCTCGCCAACATCGTCGTGCAGCTCCCTGGCATCAAGGATCCGAAACGGGCCATTGAGCTCATCGGCCGCACCGCCCGCCTCGAGTTCAAACTGGTGGATGAGGCAGTCAATGCCGCCACCGCCACCCCGGGGACCGTGCCCGAGGATGACGAGATGCTGGTGGAGAAGCGGACCGACGTCACCACCGGCGCCGTGACCGAGACCCCCCTGGTGGTGAAGAAGAAGGCGATCATCACCGGCGACCTCCTGACCGACGCCCAGGTCCGGATCGATTCCCAGTTCAACCGTCCCTACGTCGCCATCGAGTTTAACTCCACCGGTGCCCGGCTCTTCGATCAGGTGACCGCCGCCAACGTGGGGAAACGTTTTGCCATCGTCCTCGACAACACCATCTACTCGGCTCCGGTGATCCGGGAGCGGATCTCCGGGGGAAGCGCCCAGATCTCCGGCTCGTTCTCCGAAAAGGAGGCGGCGGACCTCGCCATTGTGCTCCGCGCCGGCTCTCTCCCCGCCCCGGTCAAGATCGCCCAGAACGTGACGGTGGGCCCCTCCCTCGGCCAGGACTCCATCACCAAGGGGCTCATGGCGGGTCTCGTGGGGGTCGCCCTCGTGGTGGTCTTCATGGCGATCTACTACAAGCTCTGCGGCATCGTCGCCAACATCGGGATGGTGCTGAACGTGGTCTACCTCATGGGCTCGCTGGCGGCACTGGGGGCAACCCTCACCCTGCCGGGGATCGCGGCCATCGTTCTTCTTATCGGGATGTCGGTCGACTCCAACGTCCTGATCTTCGAACGGATCCGGGAGGAACTGCGGCTCGGCAAGCCCCCCAAGGCGGCGCTTGACGCCGGCTATGACAAGGCGTTCCTGACCATCATGGACTCCCACGTGACCACCCTCATCACCGCTGCGGTCCTCTTCCAGTTCGGAACCGGACCGGTGAAGGGCTTTGCGGTCTCGCTGAGCCTCGGGGTCATCATCAACCTCTTCACCTCGCTCCTCGGGACCAAGGCGATCTTCGACCTTGTCCTCGGCCGCGTGCGGGTGAAGCGTCTGAGCGTATAG
- the secF gene encoding protein translocase subunit SecF: MEFIGKTHIDFIGKKNISFAISAIIAIIGIIGIVRIALGTANMGIDFSGGTAVQLKFAQPVHIDKAREALARHGMKEANLQEITGGNKLLVKVGKTSVAQANAADLIQDAFRKELAGNQFVVESSTEIGPAIGDKLRKDTLVAVAISMLGIVIYIAWRFDFKFGIGALVATLHDVLAMFAVFFIMNKEVNLLFITAVLTIAGYSLTDTVVVFDRIRENMHKNTKDSLVTIFNGSINEVLSRTIITSLTTFLASAALFFFGGEVIHDFALALLVGVAVGTYSSIFVASPIVEVWGDRVKVSKA, encoded by the coding sequence ATGGAATTCATCGGAAAGACCCACATCGATTTCATCGGCAAGAAGAACATTTCCTTTGCCATCTCGGCCATCATCGCCATCATCGGCATCATCGGCATCGTCCGGATCGCCCTGGGGACCGCCAACATGGGGATCGACTTCTCGGGCGGCACTGCGGTCCAGCTCAAATTCGCCCAGCCGGTCCATATCGACAAGGCCCGGGAGGCCCTGGCGCGGCACGGGATGAAGGAGGCCAATCTCCAGGAGATCACGGGAGGAAACAAGCTCCTCGTGAAGGTCGGGAAGACTTCCGTCGCCCAGGCCAATGCGGCCGATCTGATCCAGGATGCGTTCCGCAAGGAGCTGGCCGGCAACCAGTTCGTGGTGGAGAGTTCCACCGAGATCGGCCCCGCCATCGGTGACAAGCTCCGCAAGGACACCCTGGTCGCCGTGGCAATCTCCATGCTCGGCATCGTCATCTACATCGCCTGGCGCTTCGATTTCAAGTTCGGTATCGGCGCCCTGGTGGCGACCCTCCACGATGTTCTGGCGATGTTCGCCGTTTTCTTCATCATGAACAAGGAGGTGAACCTCCTCTTCATCACCGCCGTTCTCACCATCGCGGGTTATTCCCTCACCGATACGGTGGTCGTGTTCGACCGGATCCGGGAGAACATGCACAAGAATACGAAGGATTCCCTGGTTACTATTTTCAATGGGAGCATCAACGAGGTCCTTTCCCGTACCATCATCACGTCGCTTACCACGTTCCTCGCGTCGGCCGCCCTCTTCTTCTTCGGCGGCGAGGTGATCCACGACTTCGCTCTGGCGCTCCTCGTGGGCGTGGCGGTCGGAACCTATTCCTCGATCTTCGTGGCGAGCCCCATCGTCGAGGTCTGGGGCGACCGGGTGAAGGTGAGCAAGGCGTAA
- a CDS encoding tetratricopeptide repeat protein, whose product MKKENVLYAVVALLVGLLGGYLVFSISGKSQSPVNAGIPAGGGAPVDYQQRIAEAEKVVAREPGNLQAWVQLGNDYFDTDQPQKAVNAYGKALELDPNNPNILTDQGIMFKRVGWFDRAVANFEKAQKIDPKHVQSLYNLGVVYMDDLKQPDKAIAVWTRYLELDPTSPSAQQIRGLIEQARGAQQSKGATPAPLFKK is encoded by the coding sequence ATGAAAAAGGAAAACGTCCTGTACGCAGTCGTCGCGCTCCTGGTAGGTCTCCTCGGCGGATACCTCGTTTTCAGCATCAGCGGTAAGAGTCAATCGCCGGTCAATGCCGGAATCCCCGCCGGCGGGGGGGCTCCCGTCGACTACCAGCAGCGGATCGCCGAGGCCGAAAAGGTCGTGGCCCGCGAACCGGGGAATCTTCAGGCCTGGGTCCAGCTCGGCAACGACTATTTCGACACCGATCAGCCCCAGAAGGCGGTCAATGCCTATGGCAAGGCCCTGGAACTGGATCCCAACAATCCGAACATCCTCACCGACCAGGGGATCATGTTCAAGCGGGTCGGGTGGTTCGACCGGGCCGTGGCTAACTTCGAAAAGGCGCAGAAGATCGACCCCAAGCATGTCCAGAGCCTCTATAACCTCGGGGTCGTCTACATGGACGATCTGAAGCAGCCCGACAAGGCGATCGCGGTGTGGACCCGCTACCTTGAGTTGGATCCGACAAGCCCCAGCGCCCAGCAGATTCGAGGGCTCATCGAGCAGGCCCGGGGGGCGCAACAGTCGAAAGGCGCCACGCCGGCGCCGCTCTTCAAGAAGTGA
- the recJ gene encoding single-stranded-DNA-specific exonuclease RecJ, which produces MEPVSERRWIVRESNPAVAEAIARDGGVAPLVARLLAGRGVSGGEGARRFLASTLADIRDPFLLKGMDEAVTRLAAALRDDEPVCVYGDYDVDGVSSTALLMGFFRSVGLRCFSHIPRRLTDGYGLSADGIRTAAAAGARVIVTVDCGITACAEADLCTSLGVDLIVTDHHTQGAALPRACAVINPNQDGCPYPFKALAGVGVAFNLAIALRRRLRATGLFAGRCEPNLREYLDLVALGTVADVVPLAEENRIFVKHGLKELTTAPRAGIRALKQVAGVTGEVGCGAVGFRLAPRLNAAGRLEDAALGVELLLEGDHGRAATIATLLDESNAERQEVEREILADALAQVKGDPSLREKRSIVLASETWHPGVIGIVASRLVDIFHRPTILIALRDGSGRGSGRSIAGFHLHDALAACGEHLEKFGGHRQAAGLSIDEATLDAFVARFEEVAAGLLTPEDLTPVLVADAELSPAEVTPELLEAVAALEPFGMGNPEPLFILRGAAVTERRILKEHHLKLRLAAAGRTFDAIGFNLAEQGRSAGDTVDVAFSLRWNEWNGGRGMQLALKDIREAR; this is translated from the coding sequence ATGGAACCTGTTAGCGAGAGGCGCTGGATCGTGCGGGAAAGCAACCCCGCCGTGGCGGAGGCGATTGCCCGCGATGGCGGAGTTGCGCCGCTGGTGGCGCGCCTCCTCGCCGGCCGGGGGGTGTCCGGTGGAGAGGGCGCCCGGCGTTTTCTCGCGTCGACCCTCGCCGACATCCGCGATCCGTTCCTGCTCAAGGGGATGGACGAGGCCGTGACACGGCTTGCCGCGGCACTCCGTGACGACGAGCCGGTCTGCGTCTATGGCGATTACGACGTGGACGGGGTGAGCTCCACGGCCCTGCTGATGGGGTTTTTCAGGAGCGTCGGCCTGCGCTGTTTTTCCCATATCCCCCGGCGCCTGACGGACGGGTACGGCCTCTCCGCTGACGGCATCCGGACCGCGGCCGCGGCGGGGGCGCGGGTGATCGTCACGGTCGACTGCGGCATCACCGCCTGCGCCGAGGCCGACCTCTGCACCTCCCTCGGGGTCGATCTGATCGTCACCGACCACCATACCCAGGGAGCGGCGCTTCCCCGGGCCTGTGCCGTCATCAACCCCAACCAGGACGGCTGTCCGTACCCTTTCAAGGCCCTGGCGGGGGTCGGCGTCGCCTTCAATCTGGCGATCGCCCTGCGGAGGCGGCTGCGGGCGACCGGCCTCTTTGCCGGCCGTTGCGAGCCGAACCTGCGGGAGTACCTCGACCTGGTGGCCCTCGGCACCGTTGCCGACGTGGTGCCGCTGGCGGAGGAAAACCGCATCTTCGTGAAACATGGGCTGAAGGAGCTGACCACCGCGCCGCGGGCCGGAATCCGGGCGCTCAAGCAGGTGGCCGGCGTTACGGGCGAGGTGGGATGCGGCGCCGTGGGGTTCCGGCTGGCGCCACGGCTCAATGCGGCGGGAAGGCTGGAGGATGCGGCCCTGGGGGTGGAGCTCCTCCTTGAGGGCGATCATGGGCGGGCCGCAACGATCGCCACCCTCCTCGACGAGAGCAACGCCGAGCGCCAGGAGGTGGAGCGGGAGATCCTCGCCGACGCCCTGGCACAGGTGAAGGGGGATCCCTCCCTGCGGGAGAAACGGAGCATCGTCCTCGCTTCCGAAACGTGGCATCCGGGGGTGATCGGGATCGTGGCGTCGCGGCTGGTTGACATCTTTCACCGCCCCACCATCCTTATTGCCCTCCGCGACGGCAGCGGCCGAGGATCGGGGCGGAGCATCGCCGGGTTTCACCTCCACGATGCGCTGGCGGCCTGCGGCGAGCATCTGGAGAAATTTGGAGGCCATCGGCAGGCGGCGGGGCTCTCCATCGATGAAGCGACGCTCGATGCGTTCGTCGCCCGTTTCGAGGAGGTGGCCGCCGGCCTTCTCACCCCCGAGGATTTGACCCCCGTCCTCGTCGCCGATGCGGAACTCTCGCCCGCGGAGGTGACGCCGGAGTTGCTGGAGGCGGTGGCGGCCCTGGAACCCTTCGGGATGGGGAACCCCGAGCCACTCTTCATCCTGCGCGGCGCCGCGGTGACGGAGCGCCGGATCCTGAAGGAGCACCATCTGAAGCTGCGCCTCGCGGCCGCCGGCCGCACCTTCGACGCCATCGGCTTCAACCTGGCGGAGCAGGGGCGCTCGGCGGGGGATACGGTGGACGTCGCCTTCTCTCTCCGCTGGAACGAGTGGAACGGCGGGCGTGGAATGCAGCTTGCCCTCAAGGATATCAGAGAGGCCCGATGA
- a CDS encoding cation diffusion facilitator family transporter, with product MPREERFARAERIMTIGFWVNALLMVMKLAAGHYGKSDAVFADGVESACDFIAIFSTLVALRVGRKPFDDKHPYGHGKAESIAAVIVSLVIFGTGAGILVSAVHAIVDRTFQPPDLFAVAAALVTIGVKEWLYRFSVATGRRLESPALLAVAKDHRKDAVTSVATLIGVSAAYFGVGFMDPLAAGLTAFFIFHIGYETFTSAVHDLMDAQPAAELLREVTALAESVAGVEHVHEIRGRRSGQYVIIDLKLDMDPEMTVKCSHDVATAVKRLIFERFPNVGDVMIHINPHDEAHEDLIRL from the coding sequence CTGCCACGGGAAGAACGGTTCGCGCGTGCCGAACGGATCATGACCATCGGGTTCTGGGTGAATGCGTTGCTGATGGTCATGAAGCTGGCGGCCGGCCACTACGGGAAGTCGGACGCCGTCTTCGCCGACGGGGTGGAGAGCGCCTGCGATTTCATCGCCATCTTCTCCACTCTGGTGGCGCTGCGGGTCGGCCGCAAGCCGTTCGACGACAAGCACCCCTACGGTCACGGCAAGGCGGAGAGCATCGCCGCGGTCATCGTCTCCCTCGTGATCTTCGGCACCGGCGCGGGAATCCTCGTCAGCGCCGTTCATGCCATTGTTGACCGCACCTTTCAGCCCCCCGACCTTTTCGCCGTTGCCGCCGCCCTGGTGACGATCGGGGTCAAGGAGTGGCTTTACCGCTTCTCCGTCGCCACGGGGCGCCGACTTGAAAGCCCGGCCCTCCTCGCCGTGGCCAAGGATCATCGCAAGGATGCCGTGACGTCGGTCGCCACCCTCATCGGGGTGTCCGCGGCCTATTTCGGCGTCGGCTTCATGGACCCCCTGGCAGCGGGGCTCACGGCATTTTTCATCTTTCACATCGGCTATGAGACGTTCACCTCTGCCGTCCACGACCTGATGGACGCCCAGCCCGCCGCGGAGCTCCTCCGGGAGGTGACGGCGCTGGCCGAGAGCGTCGCGGGGGTGGAGCATGTCCACGAGATCAGGGGGCGCCGATCGGGCCAGTACGTCATCATCGACCTCAAGCTCGACATGGATCCGGAGATGACCGTCAAGTGCTCCCACGACGTTGCCACCGCCGTGAAACGGCTCATTTTCGAGCGGTTTCCCAACGTGGGGGACGTGATGATCCATATCAATCCCCACGACGAAGCGCACGAGGACCTCATCCGGCTCTGA
- a CDS encoding peptidoglycan-binding protein LysM gives MPPRARPKGYFPTASLIFTGVAAARAPEGVEPVRQLWDGLVPSQGQAAQPIAIEDKNFSLSLDPENFPTFAAPDGGRVLVDAGGKIPPLVRALIEAKDPSIRIVSESPRNRKRFMASLLAGARFYSVEENISLEFGSDPRLTVNADFKVEKSPDSLLHHDVVLMNVGENQRNMPPSLVQFLNREGFQVLEPLSARDDRAGRAPQTLYQITARDPRGVVDGLLRVLNVHCENDRNVELYGVGDGGLRLYVRADRYFEEGGSRFVVSYFDGDPVTYTLTRLLETRGYRVVVLDPKDDFRKVSEKLFARMRIPGVFARHDLLPVRESSYGVQMSGFRLRGAAGEPAFLTNAELDPLFRDLLDANGYTIVAH, from the coding sequence TTGCCGCCGCGCGCGCGCCCGAAGGGGTACTTCCCCACCGCCAGCCTCATCTTCACCGGCGTTGCCGCCGCGCGCGCGCCCGAAGGGGTCGAGCCGGTTCGCCAATTGTGGGACGGACTGGTCCCTTCCCAGGGGCAGGCGGCGCAGCCGATCGCCATTGAGGACAAGAACTTCTCCCTGTCTCTCGATCCCGAAAACTTTCCGACCTTTGCCGCCCCTGACGGGGGAAGGGTCCTGGTCGACGCCGGCGGCAAGATCCCCCCTCTGGTCCGGGCGCTCATCGAGGCGAAGGATCCGTCGATCCGGATCGTTTCCGAGTCTCCCCGCAATCGCAAGCGTTTCATGGCATCACTGCTGGCGGGAGCCCGCTTCTACTCGGTGGAGGAAAACATCTCGCTCGAGTTCGGCTCCGATCCCCGGTTGACGGTCAACGCCGACTTCAAGGTCGAAAAGAGCCCCGACAGCCTGTTGCACCATGACGTGGTGCTGATGAACGTGGGCGAGAATCAGCGCAATATGCCCCCTTCGCTCGTGCAGTTCCTCAATCGCGAGGGGTTCCAGGTCCTTGAGCCGCTCTCGGCCCGCGACGACCGTGCCGGGCGTGCTCCGCAAACCCTCTACCAGATCACTGCCCGCGATCCCCGGGGGGTTGTCGACGGCCTCCTGCGCGTCCTCAACGTCCACTGCGAGAATGACCGCAACGTGGAGTTGTATGGTGTGGGGGACGGTGGGCTGAGACTCTATGTGCGGGCCGACCGTTATTTCGAGGAGGGAGGTAGTCGCTTCGTGGTGAGCTATTTCGACGGCGATCCGGTCACCTACACGCTGACGCGGCTTCTCGAGACCCGTGGCTACCGGGTTGTCGTTCTCGACCCCAAGGACGATTTCCGCAAGGTTTCCGAAAAGCTCTTCGCACGGATGCGGATTCCGGGAGTGTTTGCGCGGCACGATCTGCTGCCGGTGCGGGAGAGCTCCTACGGCGTCCAGATGTCCGGTTTCCGGCTGCGGGGCGCCGCGGGGGAACCGGCGTTTCTCACCAACGCCGAGCTCGATCCGCTCTTCCGGGATCTGCTCGACGCCAACGGCTACACCATCGTCGCCCACTGA
- the pheA gene encoding prephenate dehydratase: MRTTKSLDELRRDIDAIDDRILELLNRRAGLAIDVGRVKAGQKRDFHSPSREREIYERLTRANPGPFPSEAIRGVYREIISASLSLEAPMKVAFLGPKATFTHLATMQHFGLSAEFVPQKSIPAVFEEVEKGRALYGVVPVENSTEGMVSHTLDMFMESDLKINAEVLLEVSHDLLSRTGRLEDVKKVYSHPQAIAQCRTWLDENLPGVPVVDVASTALAAQIVGDDYTAAAIASEFAASLYDLKVVRKRIEDQVNNFTRFLVIGKKMAEQGGDDKTSLMFSVKDEPGILYRMLEPFAKRGVSLSKIESRPLKKKAWEYIFFLDLTGHVTDPMVADAVQELKGYCQFVKILGSYPRAK; encoded by the coding sequence GTGCGCACAACGAAAAGCCTCGACGAGTTGCGTCGCGATATCGACGCCATTGACGACCGTATCCTGGAGCTTTTGAACCGCCGTGCCGGACTCGCCATCGATGTCGGCCGGGTCAAGGCGGGACAAAAGCGCGACTTCCATTCTCCCTCGCGGGAGCGCGAGATTTACGAACGCCTCACCCGTGCCAATCCGGGCCCCTTCCCCAGTGAAGCGATCCGGGGGGTCTACCGGGAGATCATCTCCGCATCCCTTTCTCTCGAAGCACCCATGAAGGTGGCGTTCCTCGGCCCCAAGGCGACGTTTACCCACCTTGCCACCATGCAGCACTTCGGTCTCTCGGCGGAGTTCGTTCCCCAGAAGTCCATCCCCGCGGTATTCGAAGAGGTGGAGAAGGGGCGGGCGCTGTACGGGGTGGTGCCGGTGGAGAATTCCACGGAGGGGATGGTTTCCCATACCCTCGACATGTTTATGGAGAGTGACCTCAAGATAAACGCCGAGGTCCTGCTGGAGGTCTCCCACGATCTCCTCTCCCGCACCGGCCGGCTGGAGGACGTGAAGAAGGTCTATTCCCATCCCCAGGCCATAGCCCAGTGCCGTACCTGGCTTGACGAGAACCTTCCCGGTGTGCCGGTGGTGGACGTCGCCTCCACCGCCCTCGCGGCCCAGATTGTGGGCGACGACTACACCGCCGCCGCCATCGCCAGCGAATTCGCCGCTTCCCTCTACGACCTCAAGGTGGTCCGGAAGCGGATCGAGGATCAGGTCAACAACTTCACCCGCTTCCTTGTGATCGGCAAGAAGATGGCGGAGCAGGGGGGAGACGACAAGACCTCCCTCATGTTCTCGGTGAAGGATGAGCCGGGGATCCTCTACCGGATGCTCGAACCGTTCGCAAAGCGCGGCGTGAGTCTCTCCAAGATCGAGTCGCGTCCCCTCAAGAAAAAGGCGTGGGAGTACATTTTCTTCCTCGACCTCACGGGGCACGTCACCGACCCGATGGTCGCCGATGCAGTCCAGGAACTGAAAGGGTACTGCCAGTTCGTCAAGATTCTCGGGTCGTACCCGCGGGCGAAATGA